Genomic window (Streptomyces sp. SLBN-31):
GATGCCGAAGGGCTCGTAGACGGGAGTGCACAGGACCAGGTCCGCGCCGGCCATGAGCGCCGGCATCCGGCGCGGTTCGACGGCGCCGAGCAGGCGCACCCGGTCGGCCACGCCCTGCTCCTCGGCCAGTTTCAGCAGCCGCCGGGCCTCGGGTTCGGTGTTCAGCCGGTCGGAGGGCGGGCCGCCGGCGATGAGGAGTTCGGTGTCCGGGATCCTGGTGAGGGCGCGGATCGCCTGGTCGTACCCCTTGCGGGGGACCAGCCGGCCGCAGGCGAGCAGCCGGTGCCGCTGCTCGCGCGCGGGGGCGTCGGCGGTGTCCGCCCCGGGGTGGAAGTGGTCGGCGTCGACGCCGCACGGCACCACGGACACCCGGCTGGAGGACACCCCCATGGCAGCGAGCTCCTGAACCTCGTCGGTGCAGGTCGCCAGGATCCGCTCGCACGTATGGGCTATCTGACGTTCGATGCCGATGCGTTCGATCGGGCTGGTGTCGTCCCGGCCCTGGTGGCGTCGCTTGACGGTGCCCAGAGCGTGGAACGTCTGGATGACGGGGATGCCATGCGGGTGGGCGCCGATCTGGGATGCCATGCCGGACATCCAGAAGTGGGCGTGCACCACGTCGGGCCGCTCCCGCAGCCAGACCCGGGACAGGTGGACGGCGAAGGCGGGCATGTGCTCGAACAGGGCGTCCTTGGGTATGGCCTCGGGTGGCCCGGCGGGCACATGCTCGACGACGGCGCCGCCGGGCAGGGGCACACGGTCAGGCAGGTCGGCGGAGTCACGCCGGGTGTAGACGGTGACGTCGTGGCCACGACGCGCCAACTCCTCCGAGAGGCGGGCGACATACACGTTCTGGCCACCGGCGTCGACACCGCCGAGCGCGGCGAGCGGACTCGCGTGCTCGGACACCATGGCGATCCTCATCGGGTCACCTCCTTCAGCAGCCGCTCCCAGTCGTCCAGGAAGCGGGACAGTCCGTAGCGGGCGAGCGCCGCCGCGCGTGCTCTCTCGCCGACCGTGCGTGCGTGCAGCGGGTCGGCGACGAAGTCGCGGACGGCATCGGTCAGTACATCGATGCGGTTGGAGACCACTCCGGCGCCGGGCGGCACGGCCTCGGTCACCTCCGTGGTCGCCAGCGCGACCACGGGCATGCCCAGGTGCATCGCTTCCAGCAGGGACAGACCCAGTGACGTCCAGCGGACCGGATGGAGGTAGAGGCGGCGCCTGGCCATCGCCAGGTGCAGCTCGCGTTGGACGAGTTCATGTGAACGGCAGCGCTCGGGCGTGAGACCCAGGTGGCCGGCGAGGCCGGCGGTCCTCATGCCGAAGACGTCCAGCGCAGCCGCCTCGGCGAATGTGGGCAGCAGATCGGTGCCGGTCGTACGGCCGCGCCGGATCGGCTCGTTGACGGCGACGGCCGCGTGCGGGATCTCGCCGGTCCACAGGGGACCGGGGTCGACGATGCCGTGTTCGATGACGGTGGTCTCGGTGTTCCCGGCGTCCCACATCAGGCGGTTGAAGTGGGTGACATGGACCAGCGGCACGCCGGGCAGGTCGGCGGCCGGGTGCCGGGTGTCCGGTACTCCGGGGGAGCCGTGGGGGGCGTTGTGCTCCAGGTACACCATGGGCGGCCGCCGGCCCAGCCACTGCTCCACGAGGGTGTACTCGTGCGGGCGTTGCAGGATCACCACGTCGATGTCCGCGTCCCGCAGCCGCTCCGGCGGGAGCTCGATCACCGACTGAGGCCAGTCGAAGGTGCGGGCACGGCCGAGACCGTCGGGCCCGCGGTCCGGGGTGACGGGGACGACGTAGGTGTGCGGGCCCTGCACGAAGGCCGTGGTCCACGACCCGTGCACGTGCCAGATCAGGATCCTCATTCCGCGACCATCACCTTCTCCACGGCGGCCACCACATCCTCGGCGCTCACCGACTCCAGGCACGGATGGCCGGGCACCGGGCACTGCCGGGCGCGGCTGTCCGCGCAAGGCGCGCCCTGGTCGCCGAGCAGCACGTACGGGACGCCGTAGGGCCGCCAGCGCTCGGCCGGGACGACCGGGGCGAACAGGGAGACGACGGGGGTGCCGACGGCGGCGGCGAGATGGGCGGGCCCGGTGTTGCCGGTGACGACGGCCCGCGCCCCGGCGAGCACGCCGGCCAGTTCCGCGGCGTCGGTACGGCCGCCGAGGTCGAGACCGTGCTCACCGGCGACGTACGCGGTCAGCTCGCGCTCCCCCCGGCCGCCGGTCACCACGACCCGCTGTCCGGCCGCCGCGAGTTCACGCACCGCCTCGGCGCACCGCTGCCGGCTCCAGGCCCGGGCGGGGACGCTGGCACCGGGATGCAGCACGACGTACGGCTCAGGGCCGGTCAGCCGGAGGGCGTTGGGCGGGGGCAGCACGCGCAGCCGGCCGTCGTCGACGCGGGGGAAGCCCGCGGCCTGGGCGAGGTCGAGCGCGGCTTCCACCTCATGGGCGTGCGGGGCGCGCTGGTGGCGTACGTCGAGCAGCGAGCCGGGGTAGTCCACGCTGTCGGCGGCGATGTGCGCCACGCCGGCCAGGCGCAGCAACAGCGCTGTGGGCAGCGGGGACTGGTGGAAGGAGGTGAGGACCAGCGCCGCGTCGGCGTCGATCGTGTCGACGAGCAGCTCGACCTCTCCGCGGCCGACCGCCGGGGGCGTGAGGCCCACCCAGGGCGCGTCCCAGACGAGGACGTCGTCGACGCCCGGCAGCATACGGGCGGCGGGGGCGCCGAGCCGGCCGCACAGGACGGTGACGTGGTTGGCCCGAGCGGCTACAGCACGGATCGCGGGCCCGGCGAGCAGCACGTCGCCAAAACTGTCCAGGCGGGCCACGAGGGCTCTCATCGGATCCTCCCGGTGGTGCCGTAGGCGGCCTCCACGGGCCGCTCCTCGGTGAGGCCCCGGCCGAGCGGCAGCCGTCCGGACAGCACCGCCCGCACGGCGGTGGACAGGTCGGGTGCCACGTGTCCAGCAGCCGCGATCTCCTCCGGCCGGGTCTGCACGGTGGGGACGAGGACGCCGAGGGCACCGGCCCGGCGGGCGGCCTCGACGTCGGCGCCGATGTCACCGATCACGGCGATCCGCTCCGGCGGGGTGCGCAGCCGGTCGGCGGCCAGAAGGATCATGCCGGGACGGGGCTTGCGGCAGTGGCAGCCGTCCTCGGGGCCGTGCGGGCAGACGGCCCACACGTCGAAGGGGCCGAGCAGCTCGTCGATCCGCTCGTTGACCCGGCGGACGTCGGCGGTGGAGAGCAGCCCGCGCGCGATGCCGGACTGGTTGGTGACCACGCCGGTGCCGATGCCCCGGGCGCGCAGCAGGTCGAGCGCCCGGCGGGCGCCGCCGACCGGGCGGACCAGGTCGGGGTCGCCGTTGTAGGGAACGTCATGGACGAGGGTGCCGTCGCGGTCGAACAGCACGAGGTCGATCTCGTTCACGGCGCCACCTCCAGCCAGGGGGCGGCGTCGCGGTGGCGCCACATGCCGCTGAACCAGTGCCAGGTGGCCGCGGGCGGGATGAGCACGCTGGTGGCGAGCATGGTGTTGACCTCGTGCCGGGTGCGCGGGCCGGGCGCGATGCGCGCCCAGGCGAACTCGCCGGTGCCGGCGGCCCAGCTGAGCGCTGCCGCCGCGGCGGCCCGGCGGTGCCCGGTCAGGGCGAGGGCGCAGGCGGCCAGGCCGGTGGCCGTGACCGCGAGATGGTTGCGCAGCCGGCCGCGCGGTGCCATGGCCCGGTGCCACCAGCCGGGTCCGTGAAGGCGCCGCATGAGGGCGTCGTCGGCGTTGCCCCGCTGGGCTCGCAGTGACACCCAGCGGTCGGCGGGCCGCACCGGGTGCTGGGTGGTGCGCCGCCCCTGCCGGATCCGCCATCCGGCGTCCAGCACCCGCAGGGCGAGGTCGGCGTCCTCGCGGAAGGCCCGCCGGAACCGCTCGTCGAAGCCGCCCACCTGCTTCAGCGCCTCTGCGCGAAACGCCATGTCGGCGGTGATCCAGCGCGCCTGAGCCAGTCCCGCGGTGCCGCGCTCCCAGTCGGTTGGGCGGCGCTCACCCGGAAGCGGCACGGCGATGACGCCCTGCACGCCGCCGGTCTCGGGGCTGGCTTCCGCCAGGTCCTGGGAGAGCTGGTCGCACCAGTGCGGTCCGACCTTTACGTCGTCGTCGAGGAAGGCGACCCAGGGTGCCGTGACCGCGCGCGCTCCGCTGTTGCGGGCGGCGGCGGGCCCGCGCCCGCCACTGTGGATCACCAGGGTGCGCTCGCGCAGCTCGCCTAGAACGCTCAGCGGGTGTTCCAGCGCGTCGGGGTCCGGCTCGGGCTCGGGCCGGTCGTCGACGAGGACGATCTCCTCGGGCTTCGGACCGGTCGCGGCGGCCAGTGCGGTCAGGCAGTCGGCGAGCGTGTCGCGGACCAGGGTGGGGATGACGACGGCGTACGCGGTCATGGGTCAGGCCCTCCCGAACATCACGCCCCGGCGCACCACGAAGGGTCCGATGGCAAGCAGGTCCACGGGAGCCGAGCCGAAGCACTCCAGGGCGTCACGCGGGTCGTCGACCATGGGTCGCCCGGCGGTGTTCAGGCTGGTGTTGACCACGACGGGCAGCCCGGTGCGCTCCTCGAAGGAGCTCAACATGCGCGCCACGAGCGGCTCCTGGCGGGCGTCGACGGTCTGGATGCGGGCGGTGCCGTCGACGTGCACGACGGCCGGGATACGGTCGCGCCACCGGTCCGCGACGTCGTGCACGAACAGCATGTACGGGCTGGGCAGCGGGCCACCGGAGAACAGCTCGTGGGCGCGTTCGGCGAGCACCATGGGCGCGACCGGCCGGAACTCCTCGCGGCCCTTGACCCGGTTCAGCCGCTCCAGGTTCTCCGCCCGGCCCGGGTGGGCCAGCAGGGAACGGTGGCCCAGGGCGCGCGGCCCGTACTCGCTCCGTCCCTGGAACCAGGCGACGACGCCGTCCCGGGCCAGCTCCTCGGCGACAGCCTCGGCGATGTCGGAGGGCTCCTCGTACGGCACGCCGGCCTCCTGAAGCCAGGCGCGGATCTCCTGGTCGCTCCAGCCGCGGCCGAGGTCGGCGCCGGACATGGGCTCCGGGTTCTCCGCCAGGTGCAGGGCCCCGCCGAGCGCGGTCCCGGCGTCACCGGCGGCGGGCTGTACCCAGACGTTCCGGTACGGCCCACGGGCGGCGATCTTGGAGTTGGCGACGCAGTTGAGGGCGACGCCGCCGGCCAGGGCGAGGGCCTCGCCGCCGGCCTCGCGGTGCAGCCAGTGCACGAGTTCGAAAAGGACCTCTTCGAGGACGGCCTGGGTGCTGGCGGCCAGGTCGGCATGGTCCTGGGTCCACGGCTCGTTCTTGCCGCGGGGCGGGGCGAGCGCGGCCCAGTCGACGCCGTGGGCGCGGAAGCCGCCGTCGCCGGTGGCGTGCACGTACTGCCGCAGCTGGGGCAGGAAGCGGGGCTTGCCGTAGGAGGCGAGCGCCATCACCTTGTACTCGTCGCTGCTGCGCAGGAAGCCGAGGTGCTGGGTCAGGTCCTCGTAGACCAGGCCGAGCGAGTGGGGCAGCGGCTGCGTGAAGAGCGTGTCGAGCTTGCCGTCGTCGTAGCGGCCGGCCAGGTGGGAGGCGCACTCGCCACGGCCGTCCAGGACGAGGACCGCGCTGTCCGGGTGCGGCGCGGCGCGTCCGGCGGAGGCGGCGTGCGCGACGTGGTGCGGGACGAAGACGACCCGCTCGGGGTCCAGGCCGGGAAGCGCCTCGGCGAGGAACTCGGGGGCGCGCCGGGCGTAGTCCTGGCGCATCGGGTCCCAGGGGTCGTCCAGCCCCATGTCGGCGGCGGGCCGGGCGAGCTTCGGGTCGTAGGAGTAGGTGACCGCGTCCAGTTCCTCGGGCCGAACGCCGGCATGCTCCAGGCACCAGCGGGCGGACAGCTCGGGCAGCTCCCAGGCGGAGAACGGCACCGGGCGTTTGCCGTGTTTGCGCCGACTGAAGCGCTCCTCCTCGGCGGCCGCGACCGTGCGGCCGTCCACGACGAGGGCGGCGGCGGGATCGTGGAACAGGGCGTTGATTCCAAGAATGCGCATAGGTGCTCCGTCCCGGGCGGCGTGCGACGTCACTCTGGTCTCGGCGAGTGCCGCACTGCGGTTGTCTCAAACCTGTGGAGACAGCTCATCCCGGGATAGGCCAGATCTGTCACGGTATGTGGTGATTTGTTACGATAGGTGTCGCCGCCGCGGGGGCTGCGTTCACACGCCAAGCGCTGCCTCAGGCGGCCGCGGACCGCGAGAACCAGCCGATCGTCCGCTTGAGGCCCTCGGTCCAGTCCACGCGCGGCTGCCATCCGAGCCGCTCACGGGCCAGCCGGGTGTCGGGGCGGCGTCGGCCGGGGTCGTCGACCGGACGTTCGACGAACCGGATGCGGGAGGAGGAACCGGTGATCTCGACGATGCGGCGGGCGAGGTCGAGCATGGTGATCTCCTCACCGCCGCCGATGTTGACCGGGCCGGGTTCACCGGAGGCCGCCAGGGCCAGGACGCCGTCCACGGTGTCGTCGACGTAGCACAGCGAGCGGGTCTGGCTGCCGTCACCGGCGACGGTCAGCGGCATGCCGTCCAGGGCCTGCGAGATGAACGCGGGGACGGCGCGTCCGTCACCGGTGCGCATGCGCGGGCCGTAGGTGTTGAAGATGCGGACGATGGCGGTGTCGGTGCCGTGCACCTGGCGGTGGGCGGTGACCAGGGCCTCGGCGAAGCGCTTGGACTCGTCGTACACGCTGCGCGGGCCGACCGGGTTGACGTTGCCCCAGTACGTCTCGCGCTGCGGGTGCTCCAGTGGGTCGCCGTACACCTCGGAAGTGGAGGCGAGGAGGAACCGGGCGCCGTCGGTCCGGGCGCGTTCCAGCGCCAGGCGGGTGCCGGTGCTGCCGACGTCGAGGGTCTCCAGCGGCAGCCGCAGGTAGTCGGCGGGCGAGGCAGGGCACGCGAAGTGCAGCACCACATCGAAGCGGCCGGGCAGTGCCTGCCAGGCCGCGGGGTCGGTGGCGTCTGCGCGCACGAAGCGGAAGCCGGCCTGCTGCTGGAGCACGGCCACGTTGCTCCGGGACCCGGTGGCCAGGTTGTCGAGGCATACGACGTCACACCCGGCGTCGAGCAGCCGACCGCACAGATGCGACCCGACGAATCCGGCGCCGCCGGTCACCAAAGCCCGGCGCCAGGTCTGTCCGCTCACGGGACTCTCCTCGCTCTTCGGTTCACTTGCGTGTCCGCTTGAGTAACCAAACCCGACGGTTGCATGCCTGGAGCCCCGGTGCATGCGTGGAGCCCCGGGTGTCCCTCGCCGCCGCTCGGGCACCCGGACCGAGACCCCACCGGGACGAACGAGGAGGAAACGTGCAACTGTCATTCCTGGAACCACTCTTCGACCGGCCCGGCCCTTGGGCCACCGTCTACTTCGACCCCGGCGAGAACGACGAGTCGGGTGCCAAGCGGCGCGAGCTGTCCGTACGGGACGTCTGCCGGACGCTGGAGGGGCAGGGGGCCGACGCGGAGACCATCAGGGCGGTACACGACGTCCTGATCGACATGAGCCCCGCCGAGGACCCGGCGGGCCGGGTGGTCTTCGCCACCGGTGGCGAAGTGGTGCTCAGCCATCGTCTTGCCCGGCCGCCGCAGCGACATCTCGCGTCCTGGGCTGTGCTGCCCCGGCTGATCCCGCTGTTGGAACTGTGCGGCCAGGACCCCGCCTGCCTCGTGGCGTACATCGACCGGACCGGCGCGGACTTCGAAGTGCGCGGGGCGGCCGGGCCGCGGGACGCCGGGCGGGTGGAAGGGCGGCAGCGGCCGGTGCACCGCACGGCCTCGGCGGACTGGTCAGAGCGGCACTTCCAGCTCAAGGTGGAGAACACCTGGGAGCACAACGCCGGCGAGATCGCCGAAGCGCTGGGCGCGGCGTACGAGGAGTGCGGCGCCGAACTGGTGGTGCTGGTCGGTGATCCCCGCGAACGGCCCGCGGTGCACGAGAGGCTCCCCGACGCCGTCCGCGCGGTCACGGTGGAGACCGAGCACGGAGGCCGCGCCGCCGGCTCGTCCTCTCCCGCCCTGGAAGAGGCCATCGAGCAGGCCCGGCACCAGCACACCCGCCGTCGCGTCGAGGAGGCGCTGGACCGCTTCCGCGCCGGACGCGTGGGCACCGACCGGCCGACGGACGCGGTCGAGGGCGTCCCGGCCGTGGTGGAGGCGGCACGGGAGCACCGCATCGACACGCTGCTGATCCGGCCCGAAGGATCCGACCTGGGCCGTGAGACGTGGGTGGGCGCGCAGCCCGACCAGGTCGCGGTGCGCCGCACCGACGCGCAGACCCTGGGCGAGAGCGATCCCGTCCCCGTACGCGCCGACGACGCGCTGCTGCGTTCGGCCGCCGTCACGGCCGCCGACGTACTGGTCGTCCCTGCTGCGGATCCTTTGGAGACCTCGGATGGTTCGGACGGTTCCGAGGGGTCGAGGGAAGACGCCGACATCCCGGTCGGCGGTCTCGGCGCCCTGCTGCGCTGGACATACGAGCCCACCGCGGGGTGACGACAGCAGACGGACGGTGACGGTAACGACGGCCCCCTCGGAAAAACGGAGGTGTTCGACAATGGAGCGAGGCAGCAACCCGGTCGGTCCGCGCAAGGACGACGAGATGAAGCACGAGCTGGAGGGCCTGCTGCGGTCCGGCCGGGCCACCCACGCGGAGGAGGGCAACGACCCCGAGCCGCCCGCCGACGACGACCTGCGCGTTGACGCGAGCGGACCGGTGCCCCCGCCCGGCGAGGAGCGTGACCGGGCTCGGGCGGAGACGGAAGCGGACTCTCTGCGACGGGAGTTGGCACGCCACCTGGACCG
Coding sequences:
- a CDS encoding HAD-IIIA family hydrolase, with the translated sequence MNEIDLVLFDRDGTLVHDVPYNGDPDLVRPVGGARRALDLLRARGIGTGVVTNQSGIARGLLSTADVRRVNERIDELLGPFDVWAVCPHGPEDGCHCRKPRPGMILLAADRLRTPPERIAVIGDIGADVEAARRAGALGVLVPTVQTRPEEIAAAGHVAPDLSTAVRAVLSGRLPLGRGLTEERPVEAAYGTTGRIR
- a CDS encoding DUF2795 domain-containing protein, whose product is MERGSNPVGPRKDDEMKHELEGLLRSGRATHAEEGNDPEPPADDDLRVDASGPVPPPGEERDRARAETEADSLRRELARHLDRTAFPADRRTVLDVLAAHHAPGPVLEAARSLPDSGSYANVTEIVDALGGAPGTGRRTG
- a CDS encoding Vms1/Ankzf1 family peptidyl-tRNA hydrolase; its protein translation is MQLSFLEPLFDRPGPWATVYFDPGENDESGAKRRELSVRDVCRTLEGQGADAETIRAVHDVLIDMSPAEDPAGRVVFATGGEVVLSHRLARPPQRHLASWAVLPRLIPLLELCGQDPACLVAYIDRTGADFEVRGAAGPRDAGRVEGRQRPVHRTASADWSERHFQLKVENTWEHNAGEIAEALGAAYEECGAELVVLVGDPRERPAVHERLPDAVRAVTVETEHGGRAAGSSSPALEEAIEQARHQHTRRRVEEALDRFRAGRVGTDRPTDAVEGVPAVVEAAREHRIDTLLIRPEGSDLGRETWVGAQPDQVAVRRTDAQTLGESDPVPVRADDALLRSAAVTAADVLVVPAADPLETSDGSDGSEGSREDADIPVGGLGALLRWTYEPTAG
- a CDS encoding glycosyltransferase family 9 protein, with product MRALVARLDSFGDVLLAGPAIRAVAARANHVTVLCGRLGAPAARMLPGVDDVLVWDAPWVGLTPPAVGRGEVELLVDTIDADAALVLTSFHQSPLPTALLLRLAGVAHIAADSVDYPGSLLDVRHQRAPHAHEVEAALDLAQAAGFPRVDDGRLRVLPPPNALRLTGPEPYVVLHPGASVPARAWSRQRCAEAVRELAAAGQRVVVTGGRGERELTAYVAGEHGLDLGGRTDAAELAGVLAGARAVVTGNTGPAHLAAAVGTPVVSLFAPVVPAERWRPYGVPYVLLGDQGAPCADSRARQCPVPGHPCLESVSAEDVVAAVEKVMVAE
- a CDS encoding glycosyltransferase family 2 protein, giving the protein MTAYAVVIPTLVRDTLADCLTALAAATGPKPEEIVLVDDRPEPEPDPDALEHPLSVLGELRERTLVIHSGGRGPAAARNSGARAVTAPWVAFLDDDVKVGPHWCDQLSQDLAEASPETGGVQGVIAVPLPGERRPTDWERGTAGLAQARWITADMAFRAEALKQVGGFDERFRRAFREDADLALRVLDAGWRIRQGRRTTQHPVRPADRWVSLRAQRGNADDALMRRLHGPGWWHRAMAPRGRLRNHLAVTATGLAACALALTGHRRAAAAAALSWAAGTGEFAWARIAPGPRTRHEVNTMLATSVLIPPAATWHWFSGMWRHRDAAPWLEVAP
- a CDS encoding NAD-dependent epimerase/dehydratase family protein translates to MSGQTWRRALVTGGAGFVGSHLCGRLLDAGCDVVCLDNLATGSRSNVAVLQQQAGFRFVRADATDPAAWQALPGRFDVVLHFACPASPADYLRLPLETLDVGSTGTRLALERARTDGARFLLASTSEVYGDPLEHPQRETYWGNVNPVGPRSVYDESKRFAEALVTAHRQVHGTDTAIVRIFNTYGPRMRTGDGRAVPAFISQALDGMPLTVAGDGSQTRSLCYVDDTVDGVLALAASGEPGPVNIGGGEEITMLDLARRIVEITGSSSRIRFVERPVDDPGRRRPDTRLARERLGWQPRVDWTEGLKRTIGWFSRSAAA
- a CDS encoding glycosyltransferase gives rise to the protein MRIAMVSEHASPLAALGGVDAGGQNVYVARLSEELARRGHDVTVYTRRDSADLPDRVPLPGGAVVEHVPAGPPEAIPKDALFEHMPAFAVHLSRVWLRERPDVVHAHFWMSGMASQIGAHPHGIPVIQTFHALGTVKRRHQGRDDTSPIERIGIERQIAHTCERILATCTDEVQELAAMGVSSSRVSVVPCGVDADHFHPGADTADAPAREQRHRLLACGRLVPRKGYDQAIRALTRIPDTELLIAGGPPSDRLNTEPEARRLLKLAEEQGVADRVRLLGAVEPRRMPALMAGADLVLCTPVYEPFGIVPLEAMACGTPVVATAVGGHRDTVADRRTGRLVPPGDAPAIADAARDLLGHERRRRRFAAAGRERVLARYTWRRVADGAEQVYRQTALGRELRTEVA
- a CDS encoding carbamoyltransferase C-terminal domain-containing protein; this encodes MRILGINALFHDPAAALVVDGRTVAAAEEERFSRRKHGKRPVPFSAWELPELSARWCLEHAGVRPEELDAVTYSYDPKLARPAADMGLDDPWDPMRQDYARRAPEFLAEALPGLDPERVVFVPHHVAHAASAGRAAPHPDSAVLVLDGRGECASHLAGRYDDGKLDTLFTQPLPHSLGLVYEDLTQHLGFLRSSDEYKVMALASYGKPRFLPQLRQYVHATGDGGFRAHGVDWAALAPPRGKNEPWTQDHADLAASTQAVLEEVLFELVHWLHREAGGEALALAGGVALNCVANSKIAARGPYRNVWVQPAAGDAGTALGGALHLAENPEPMSGADLGRGWSDQEIRAWLQEAGVPYEEPSDIAEAVAEELARDGVVAWFQGRSEYGPRALGHRSLLAHPGRAENLERLNRVKGREEFRPVAPMVLAERAHELFSGGPLPSPYMLFVHDVADRWRDRIPAVVHVDGTARIQTVDARQEPLVARMLSSFEERTGLPVVVNTSLNTAGRPMVDDPRDALECFGSAPVDLLAIGPFVVRRGVMFGRA
- a CDS encoding glycosyltransferase, producing MRILIWHVHGSWTTAFVQGPHTYVVPVTPDRGPDGLGRARTFDWPQSVIELPPERLRDADIDVVILQRPHEYTLVEQWLGRRPPMVYLEHNAPHGSPGVPDTRHPAADLPGVPLVHVTHFNRLMWDAGNTETTVIEHGIVDPGPLWTGEIPHAAVAVNEPIRRGRTTGTDLLPTFAEAAALDVFGMRTAGLAGHLGLTPERCRSHELVQRELHLAMARRRLYLHPVRWTSLGLSLLEAMHLGMPVVALATTEVTEAVPPGAGVVSNRIDVLTDAVRDFVADPLHARTVGERARAAALARYGLSRFLDDWERLLKEVTR